GATGCAGGGGCGTCCTAACGTGAGTTAGGACTTAAACGGAAGGCAAGTCGGTGAAAGACCGACGCGGCCGCGCCGCTGTGAGTGATGGTCAAGCCATCATAAGTCAGAACGCCAGCCCCTGATATCCTACATTGCTCCGCGGGGAGGAGTAGGACTTTTTAATTCCCCTCGCTGGAGAGGGGTTTTTTATTTTTAATACTGGTAGCGGGAGGCAGAGATGAAGGTAAAGTGGCAAACGACGGCAATGCTCGCTATGGCTCTGGTCATAATCACCTGGCTGATAGTGGCCTGTACACTAAATGCCAGTAAAGAACCAACAGCGCCACACGTTGAGGGGGCGGCATTCCCTCTGGAAATCGTCGACCAGGCGGGAAGGATAGTCAGAGTGGAGAAACTGCCCGAAAAGATAATATCACTGGCGCCGAGCAATACCGAAATCCTGTATGCTCTGGGACTGGAAGACAGACTGGCGGGCGTAACGGAATTCTGTGATTACCCGGAGGCAGCCCAGCAAAAACCGCAGATAGGAGGGTATTCCACGGTCGATATCGAGAAAGTGGTGGAAATGCAGCCAGACCTCATACTGGCGGCCAACATTCACCAGGATGAAGTCATACCACGACTGGAACAGCTTGGCCTGACCGTATTAGCGCTGGACCCGGTAACCGTTGACGAGGTAATCGAAGCGATTAATCTGATTGGAAAAGTTACCGGGAAAGAAGAGGCGGCCTCTCATCTAACCGGAGAAATGGAGGACCGGATTGCGGCGGTAACGGATAGAACAGCCGCCCTGCCTGAGGAAGGGAAGCTGCGGGTTCTTTATATTCTGTGGCATGACCCACTGATGACGGTGGGTTCAGCAACCCGCATCAATGAGCTTATTGAAAGGGCCGGAGGGGTCAGCATTTCCCGAGACCTGACCGAAGAATATCCCAAGATAAGTTTGGAAGCTGTGATTATGGCCAATCCTCAGGTGATTATCGCCGGCAGCGGCCATGGCAGCGGCCAGGACGTGCCGATGCAATTCGCTTTGAATGAACCCAGGCTGGCTGAAGTTGAAGCTCGATTGAATAATCGAATCTACGAGATAGACTCCGACCTGACCAGTCGCCCCGGGCCGAGGATGGTTGAGGGGCTGGAGAAACTGGCCCAATTCATACATCCGGAACTGTTCGAGGAGTCCAAATGACCAGTACTCCGCCGGTACATTTGCTCCACTGGCGTGGCCGAGTTTATGGCATTGTGGGACTGATAATCCTGCTGGCAGTTGTCGCTGCCCTGGCGACCACGGTGGGGAGCGTCTCGATACCGTTCTGGACGACCTGCAGTATTCTGCTTTCCAAGCTGCCGCTGGTTGAGATAACGCCCAAGTGGGCGAGCACTTTGGAAACGATTGTCGTGGATATACGTTTGCCCAGGGTCATGCTGGCGGGAATGGTCGGTGCGGCACTGGCGGCGGCTGGCGCTACCTATCAGGGCCTTTTCC
This region of Chloroflexota bacterium genomic DNA includes:
- a CDS encoding cobalamin-binding protein; this encodes MKVKWQTTAMLAMALVIITWLIVACTLNASKEPTAPHVEGAAFPLEIVDQAGRIVRVEKLPEKIISLAPSNTEILYALGLEDRLAGVTEFCDYPEAAQQKPQIGGYSTVDIEKVVEMQPDLILAANIHQDEVIPRLEQLGLTVLALDPVTVDEVIEAINLIGKVTGKEEAASHLTGEMEDRIAAVTDRTAALPEEGKLRVLYILWHDPLMTVGSATRINELIERAGGVSISRDLTEEYPKISLEAVIMANPQVIIAGSGHGSGQDVPMQFALNEPRLAEVEARLNNRIYEIDSDLTSRPGPRMVEGLEKLAQFIHPELFEESK
- a CDS encoding iron chelate uptake ABC transporter family permease subunit — its product is MTSTPPVHLLHWRGRVYGIVGLIILLAVVAALATTVGSVSIPFWTTCSILLSKLPLVEITPKWASTLETIVVDIRLPRVMLAGMVGAALAAAGATYQGLFRNPLADPYLIGVAQGAALGAVIGFMLPPAWHALGFGIIPLLAFTGALLSTTVVYMLARVGKTLPVTTLILAGVALGALLSSIVSYLIISSGEKI